A stretch of Tripterygium wilfordii isolate XIE 37 chromosome 11, ASM1340144v1, whole genome shotgun sequence DNA encodes these proteins:
- the LOC120009356 gene encoding eukaryotic translation initiation factor 3 subunit A-like — protein sequence MSTFAKPENALKRAEELINVGQKQDALQALHDLITSKRYRAWQKTLEKIMFKYVELCVDMRRGRFAKDGLIQYRIVCQQVNVNSLEEVIKHFMHLSTEKAEQARSQAQALEEALDVDDLEADKRPEDLMLSYVSGEKGKDRSDRELVTPWFKFLWETYRTVLEILRNNSKLEALYAMTAHRAFQFCKQYKRTTEFRRLCEIIRNHLANLNKYRDQRDRPDLSTPESLQLYLDTRFEQLKMATELKLWQEAFRSVEDIHGLMCMVKKTPKASLMVVYYAKLTEIFWISSSHLYHACAWLKLFSLQKSFNKNLSQKDLQMIASSVVLATLAVIPYDQTHGASHLELENEKERNLRLANLIGFNLDPKHENREVISRSSLLSDLVTKGVMSCATQEVKDLYHLLEDEFLPLDLASNIQPLLAKISKLGGKLASASSIPEVQLSQYLPALEKLATLRLLQQVSRVYQTMKIESLSQMIPFFDFSVMEKISVDAVKNNFIAMKIDHVKGIVTFGHLGLESDGLRDHLTHFTESLNKARGMIYPPVQKASKLGEILPVLGEVVEKEHKRLLARKSIIEKRKEEQERHLLEMEREEESRRLKLQKITEEAEQKRLAAEYEQRKNQRIRREIEEREREEAQALLEEAEKRGKSKGKKKSILEGEKVTKQTLMERALNEQLRERQEMEKKLQKLAKTMDYLERAKREEAAPLIEAAFQRRLVEEKMLHEREQQQEIQMSRQRHDGDLAEKNRLARMLDNKLIFQERVIIRRQAEFDRRRLEREERINQIIQARRQERDAMRKKIFFVRTEEERLKKLREEEEARKREEAERQKKEEAERQAKLDEIFEKQKQRERELEEKERLRREELLGRSTDRPSRLSEARPLETGTAPAAAAAAAASAPGKYVPRFRRERVDGGGQATPPEPDRWGSRSDDHPPQSSDRWRSDDRKPSYGNKGWPSSRGAPRDR from the exons ATGTCGACTTTTGCAAAGCCAGAGAATGCGTTGAAGCGAGCAGAAG AGTTGATAAATGTTGGGCAAAAGCAGGATGCATTACAAGCTCTTCATGATCTAATCACCTCAAAGAGATACCGTGCTTGGCAAAAGACACTTGAAAAGATTATGTTCAAGTATGTAGAGCTTTGTGTTGATATGCGGAGGGGTAGGTTCGCCAAGGATGGTTTGATTCAATATCGAATTGTTTGCCAACAAGTGAACGTTAACTCTTTGGAGGAAGTCATCAAGCACTTTATGCATCTCTCCACTGAGAAAGCTGAGCAGGCTCGTAGCCAGGCTCAAGCCCTAGAAGAAGCTCTTGATGTTGACGACCTTGAGGCAGATAAAAGGCCTGAAGATCTGATGCTAAGCTATGTTAGTGGAGAAAAGGGAAAAGATAGGTCTGATCGTGAACTTGTTACTCCATGGTTCAAGTTTTTGTGGGAGACCTATAGAACGGTGCTTGAAATATTACGAAACAACTCAAAGTTGGAGGCACTATATGCG ATGACAGCACACCGGGCCTTTCAGTTCTGCAAGCAGTACAAACGTACAACAGAGTTCCGGAGGCTATGTGAAATAATCAGGAATCATTTGGCAAACCTTAACAAGTACAGAGACCAAAGGGACAGACCTGACTTATCAACTCCTGAGAGTTTGCAACTGTACCTTGATACAAGATTTGAGCAGCTGAAAATGGCCACTGAACTCAAACTCTGGCAG GAAGCTTTTCGCTCTGTAGAGGATATTCATgggttgatgtgcatggttaaGAAAACACCCAAGGCATCCCTGATGGTGGTGTATTATGCCAAGCTAACAGAAATATTCTGGATTTCATCTAGCCATCTTTATCATGCATGTGCATGGTTGAAGCTGTTTTCACTTCAAAAAAGCTTTAATAAGAACTTGAGCCAGAAAGATCTTCAAATGATTGCATCATCTGTTGTTTTGGCTACACTCGCTGTGATCCCCTATGATCAAACCCATGGTGCCTCCCATTTGGAACTTGAAAATGAGAAAGAGCGCAACTTGAGGTTGGCAAATCTCATAGGATTCAATCTAGATCCAAAACATGAGAATCGAGAAGTG ATTTCACGGTCATCGCTCCTCTCAGATTTG GTCACTAAAGGGGTGATGAGTTGTGCCACACAGGAAGTAAAAGATCTTTACCACCTTCTAGAGGATGAGTTTCTTCCTCTAGATCTTGCATCTAATATCCAGCCCTTATTGGCCAAAATCTCGAAACTTGGTGGTAAGCTTGCTTCAGCGTCATCTATACCTGAGGTGCAACTTTCTCAATATCTTCCTGCCCTTGAAAAGCTTGCTACTTTGAGGTTGCTTCAGCAG GTTTCTAGGGTGTACCAGACCATGAAAATTGAGAGTTTATCTCAGATGATCCccttttttgatttttctgttATGGAGAAAATATCAGTTGATGCTGTAAAAAACAACTTTATAGCTATGAAAATTGATCATGTTAAGGGCATTGTGACATTTGGTCACCTG GGTCTAGAATCCGATGGGTTGCGGGATCATTTGACTCATTTTACTGAATCGTTGAACAAAGCAAGAGGCATGATTTATCCTCCAGTTCAGAAGGCATCAAAACTTGGTGAAATTTTGCCTGTTTTGGGAGAAGTAGTGGAGAAGGAGCACAAGAGACTTCTTGCTCGGAAATCAATCattgagaaaagaaaggaagagcAAGAACGTCATCTTTTGGAAATG GAACGCGAAGAAGAGTCGAGGAGGCTAAAACTTCAGAAGATAACTGAAGAGGCAGAGCAGAAGAGGCTTGCTGCTGAATATGAGCAAAGGAAGAATCAAAGAATTCGCAGGGAGATAGAAGAGCGGGAACGTGAAGAAGCGCAAGCATTGCTCGAGGAAGCTGAGAAACGTGGTAAAAGCAAGGGGAAAAAGAAGTCAATCTTGGAAGGG GAAAAGGTGACGAAGCAAACTCTGATGGAGCGGGCTTTGAATGAGCAGCTCAGAGAGAGGcaagaaatggagaaaaaatTACAGAAATTGGCTAAGACGATGGATTATTTGGAAAGAGCCAAAAGAGAGGAGGCTGCTCCTTTAATTGAAGCTGCTTTCCAAAGACGATTGGTGGAAGAGAAGATGCTTCATGAACGGGAGCAGCAG CAAGAGATTCAAATGAGCAGACAGCGGCATGATGGGGACCTCGCGGAAAAAAATAGACTGGCACGTATGTTGGACAATAAG TTGATTTTCCAGGAAAGAGTTATAATTCGTCGTCAAGCCGAGTTTGATCGACGTAGGCtggagagagaggaaagaatCAACCAAATCATACAGGCTCGAAGGCAAGAGAGAGATGCtatgagaaagaaaattttctttgtgAGAACTGAAGAAGAGAGGCTGAAAAAGCTGCGTGAAGAGGAGGAAGCTCGCAAACGGGAAG AGGCTGAGAGACAGAAGAAGGAAGAGGCTGAACGTCAGGCTAAGTTGGATGAGATTTTTGAAAAGCAGAAGCAAAGAGAGCGGGAGCTTGAGGAAAAAGAGAGGCTTAGGAGGGAAGAACTCTTGGGAAGATCAACTGATCGGCCTTCTAGGCTCTCTGAGGCCCGACCACTGGAAACTGGAACTGCCCCTGCTGCAGCTGCAGCTGCAGCTGCTTCTGCTCCTGGAAAATACGTGCCTAGGTTCCGGCGGGAGAGAGTTGATGGTGGTGGGCAGGCCACACCTCCAGAACCTGATCGATGGGGCAGCCGGTCAGATGATCATCCCCCACAATCCAGTGATAGGTGGCGCAGCGATGACCGTAAACCATCGTATGGTAACAAGGGTTGGCCATCATCCAGGGGTGCTCCTCGTGACCGCTGA
- the LOC120008932 gene encoding single-stranded DNA-binding protein, mitochondrial-like isoform X3, with translation MGSLGIPRFLSAEFSRTVDVQYHIMSLQGSSKSCYSTASMESDNDSAKNDEMGDVVDDILNGKLELEPQGVNPSRGWGFRGVHKAIICGKIGRAPVQKIFRNGQAITIFTVGTGGMYDQRHVEAKDSPKPAQWHRIAVHNERLGAFAVQQLAKNSSVYVEGDIETRVYNDSINGEIKNVPEICVRRDGKIRLIKAGESVNSTSFEDIREGLF, from the exons ATGGGCTCTTTGGGCATTCCACGTTTTCTCTCAGCGGAATTTTCTCGAACAGTTGATGTGCAGTACCACATAATGA GCTTGCAAGGGAGCTCAAAATCTTGCTATTCAACTGCATCAATGGAGAGTGACAATGATTCTGCGAAAAATGATGAAATGGGAGACGTGGTCGATGATATTCTTAACGGGAAGCTAGAATTGGAGCCTCAAGGTGTGAATCCCAGTCGTGGGTGGGGATTTCGAGGTGTGCATAAG GCAATTATTTGTGGAAAAATTGGGCGAGCTCCTGTGCAGAAGATCTTTAGAAATGGCCAAGCTATAACCATCTTTACCGTTGGAACCGGGGGAATGTATGACCAAAGACATGTTGAAGCAAAAGACTCGCCAAAACCAGCACAATGGCATCGAATAGCTGTCCATAATGAACGCCTCGGAGCTTTTGCAGTTCAGCAACTTGCAAAAAA CTCTTCAGTTTATGTTGAGGGTGACATTGAAACTAGAGTTTACAATGACAGCATCAATGGGGAAATTAAAAATGTGCCAGAGATATGTGTTCGCCGTGATG GGAAGATCCGTCTTATAAAAGCTGGAGAAAGTGTCAATAGCACATCCTTCGAGGATATCC GAGAGGGACTATTTTAG
- the LOC120008932 gene encoding single-stranded DNA-binding protein, mitochondrial-like isoform X2: MSSIAVRIAKVLRISATARPFSALGLQGSSKSCYSTASMESDNDSAKNDEMGDVVDDILNGKLELEPQGVNPSRGWGFRGVHKAIICGKIGRAPVQKIFRNGQAITIFTVGTGGMYDQRHVEAKDSPKPAQWHRIAVHNERLGAFAVQQLAKNSSVYVEGDIETRVYNDSINGEIKNVPEICVRRDGKIRLIKAGESVNSTSFEDIRKFSFTPFTVICD; the protein is encoded by the exons ATGAGTTCCATAGCTGTGAGAATTGCAAAGGTTTTAAGAATCTCTGCTACTGCCAGGCCCTTCTCTGCACTAG GCTTGCAAGGGAGCTCAAAATCTTGCTATTCAACTGCATCAATGGAGAGTGACAATGATTCTGCGAAAAATGATGAAATGGGAGACGTGGTCGATGATATTCTTAACGGGAAGCTAGAATTGGAGCCTCAAGGTGTGAATCCCAGTCGTGGGTGGGGATTTCGAGGTGTGCATAAG GCAATTATTTGTGGAAAAATTGGGCGAGCTCCTGTGCAGAAGATCTTTAGAAATGGCCAAGCTATAACCATCTTTACCGTTGGAACCGGGGGAATGTATGACCAAAGACATGTTGAAGCAAAAGACTCGCCAAAACCAGCACAATGGCATCGAATAGCTGTCCATAATGAACGCCTCGGAGCTTTTGCAGTTCAGCAACTTGCAAAAAA CTCTTCAGTTTATGTTGAGGGTGACATTGAAACTAGAGTTTACAATGACAGCATCAATGGGGAAATTAAAAATGTGCCAGAGATATGTGTTCGCCGTGATG GGAAGATCCGTCTTATAAAAGCTGGAGAAAGTGTCAATAGCACATCCTTCGAGGATATCCGTAAGTTTTCTTTTACACCTTTTACCGTCATCTGTGATTGA
- the LOC120008932 gene encoding single-stranded DNA-binding protein, mitochondrial-like isoform X1 codes for MGSLGIPRFLSAEFSRTVDVQYHIMSLQGSSKSCYSTASMESDNDSAKNDEMGDVVDDILNGKLELEPQGVNPSRGWGFRGVHKAIICGKIGRAPVQKIFRNGQAITIFTVGTGGMYDQRHVEAKDSPKPAQWHRIAVHNERLGAFAVQQLAKNSSVYVEGDIETRVYNDSINGEIKNVPEICVRRDGKIRLIKAGESVNSTSFEDIRKFSFTPFTVICD; via the exons ATGGGCTCTTTGGGCATTCCACGTTTTCTCTCAGCGGAATTTTCTCGAACAGTTGATGTGCAGTACCACATAATGA GCTTGCAAGGGAGCTCAAAATCTTGCTATTCAACTGCATCAATGGAGAGTGACAATGATTCTGCGAAAAATGATGAAATGGGAGACGTGGTCGATGATATTCTTAACGGGAAGCTAGAATTGGAGCCTCAAGGTGTGAATCCCAGTCGTGGGTGGGGATTTCGAGGTGTGCATAAG GCAATTATTTGTGGAAAAATTGGGCGAGCTCCTGTGCAGAAGATCTTTAGAAATGGCCAAGCTATAACCATCTTTACCGTTGGAACCGGGGGAATGTATGACCAAAGACATGTTGAAGCAAAAGACTCGCCAAAACCAGCACAATGGCATCGAATAGCTGTCCATAATGAACGCCTCGGAGCTTTTGCAGTTCAGCAACTTGCAAAAAA CTCTTCAGTTTATGTTGAGGGTGACATTGAAACTAGAGTTTACAATGACAGCATCAATGGGGAAATTAAAAATGTGCCAGAGATATGTGTTCGCCGTGATG GGAAGATCCGTCTTATAAAAGCTGGAGAAAGTGTCAATAGCACATCCTTCGAGGATATCCGTAAGTTTTCTTTTACACCTTTTACCGTCATCTGTGATTGA
- the LOC120008921 gene encoding pre-mRNA-splicing factor 38-like isoform X1, which yields MANRTDPAAKSIHGTNPQNLVEKIVRSKIYQNTYWKDQCFGLTAETLVDRAMEIDHLGGTFGGNRKPTPFVCLLMKMLQIQPEKDIVVEFIKNDEYKLWCCSLVFCCRWWFQLPRYVRILGAFYLRLTGTDVDIYRYLEPLYNDYRKLRRKLADGQFTLTHVDEVIDELLTKDYSCDIALPRIKKRWTLEQIGSLDPRKSVLEDDFEEEEEKEENDQLEEGLEDVEKDYYHGRSPTRERDRDRRRDIHRPRDRDYDRDYDRERGRGRERDRDRDRDRDRERDRDRDRDRDRDRYRLREEKEYGRDREREREREGRERDRRDRGRGRRRSRSRSRSRSRDRKDRLEPKKKKEKKDDGTDHPDPEIAEANRLRASLGLKPLKF from the exons ATGGCAAACCGTACTGATCCCGCGGCGAAGAGCATACATGGGACAAACCCGCAGAACCTGGTGGAGAAGATTGTGAGGTCGAAGATATACCAGAACACGTACTGGAAGGACCAGTGCTTTGGTCTTACGGCGGAAACCTTGGTCGACAGGGCCATGGAGATCGACCACCTTGGTGGCACGTTTGGCGGCAACCGAAAACCCACCCCCTTCGTCTGCCTTCTCATGAAGATGCTCCAGATCCAGCCCGAGAAGGACATCGTAGTTGAGTTCATCAAGAACGACGAATACAA ATTGTGGTGCTGCTCCCTGGTTTTCTGCTGTCGCTGgtggttccaacttccaag ATATGTGCGGATACTTGGAGCTTTTTATCTCCGACTTACGGGGACTGATGTGGATATCTATCGGTATCTAGAGCCTTTGTACAATGACTATCGTAAACTGAGGCGAAAGTTAGCTGATGGAC AATTTACATTGACACATGTAGATGAAGTCATTGATGAGCTCCTCACAAAAGATTATTCATGTGATATTGCTCTACCTCGTATTAAGAAAAG GTGGACTCTTGAGCAAATTGGTTCGCTAGACCCTAGGAAAAGTGTTTTGGAAGATGATtttgaagaggaggaagagaaagaggagaatgaCCAATTAGAGGAAGGGCTGGAAGATGTTGAAAAG GATTATTACCATGGACGGAGTCCGACGAGGGAAAGAGATAGGGACAGAAGACGTGATATTCACAGACCCAG GGATCGAGACTATGACAGAGACTATGATAGAGAACGAGGACGTGGACGCGAAAGAGATAGGGATAGGGATAGGGACAGAGACAGAGAAAGGGATCGGGATAGGGATAGGGATAGAGACAGAGACCGCTATcgcttgagagaagaaaaagaatatggTCGTGATAGAGagcgagaaagagagagggaaggTAGAGAGCGTGATAGGCGAGACAGAGGCCGTGGTCGGCGGAGGAGTCGTTCAAGGAGCAGAAGCAGGAGTAGGGATCGTAAGGACCGATTAGaaccaaagaaaaagaaggagaagaaggacgATGGCACTGATCATCCAGATCCTGAGATTGCAGAAGCTAACAGACTCCGTGCATCCCTTGGATTGAAACCATTGAAATT CTAG
- the LOC120008921 gene encoding pre-mRNA-splicing factor 38-like isoform X2, producing MANRTDPAAKSIHGTNPQNLVEKIVRSKIYQNTYWKDQCFGLTAETLVDRAMEIDHLGGTFGGNRKPTPFVCLLMKMLQIQPEKDIVVEFIKNDEYKYVRILGAFYLRLTGTDVDIYRYLEPLYNDYRKLRRKLADGQFTLTHVDEVIDELLTKDYSCDIALPRIKKRWTLEQIGSLDPRKSVLEDDFEEEEEKEENDQLEEGLEDVEKDYYHGRSPTRERDRDRRRDIHRPRDRDYDRDYDRERGRGRERDRDRDRDRDRERDRDRDRDRDRDRYRLREEKEYGRDREREREREGRERDRRDRGRGRRRSRSRSRSRSRDRKDRLEPKKKKEKKDDGTDHPDPEIAEANRLRASLGLKPLKF from the exons ATGGCAAACCGTACTGATCCCGCGGCGAAGAGCATACATGGGACAAACCCGCAGAACCTGGTGGAGAAGATTGTGAGGTCGAAGATATACCAGAACACGTACTGGAAGGACCAGTGCTTTGGTCTTACGGCGGAAACCTTGGTCGACAGGGCCATGGAGATCGACCACCTTGGTGGCACGTTTGGCGGCAACCGAAAACCCACCCCCTTCGTCTGCCTTCTCATGAAGATGCTCCAGATCCAGCCCGAGAAGGACATCGTAGTTGAGTTCATCAAGAACGACGAATACAA ATATGTGCGGATACTTGGAGCTTTTTATCTCCGACTTACGGGGACTGATGTGGATATCTATCGGTATCTAGAGCCTTTGTACAATGACTATCGTAAACTGAGGCGAAAGTTAGCTGATGGAC AATTTACATTGACACATGTAGATGAAGTCATTGATGAGCTCCTCACAAAAGATTATTCATGTGATATTGCTCTACCTCGTATTAAGAAAAG GTGGACTCTTGAGCAAATTGGTTCGCTAGACCCTAGGAAAAGTGTTTTGGAAGATGATtttgaagaggaggaagagaaagaggagaatgaCCAATTAGAGGAAGGGCTGGAAGATGTTGAAAAG GATTATTACCATGGACGGAGTCCGACGAGGGAAAGAGATAGGGACAGAAGACGTGATATTCACAGACCCAG GGATCGAGACTATGACAGAGACTATGATAGAGAACGAGGACGTGGACGCGAAAGAGATAGGGATAGGGATAGGGACAGAGACAGAGAAAGGGATCGGGATAGGGATAGGGATAGAGACAGAGACCGCTATcgcttgagagaagaaaaagaatatggTCGTGATAGAGagcgagaaagagagagggaaggTAGAGAGCGTGATAGGCGAGACAGAGGCCGTGGTCGGCGGAGGAGTCGTTCAAGGAGCAGAAGCAGGAGTAGGGATCGTAAGGACCGATTAGaaccaaagaaaaagaaggagaagaaggacgATGGCACTGATCATCCAGATCCTGAGATTGCAGAAGCTAACAGACTCCGTGCATCCCTTGGATTGAAACCATTGAAATT CTAG